One region of Syntrophobacter fumaroxidans MPOB genomic DNA includes:
- a CDS encoding S66 peptidase family protein translates to MKLRPLKPGDRIGLAAPSSPFDREAFERGTAVLEADGYRPVPGRHIFKRNHYLAGTDAERAEDLMQLLANPEISAVVCIRGGYGSGRLLSRLPFSSLRDHRKLFLGHSDITFLHLAFASQMGWITFLGPNLTGIGQFESQWEYTRRVLAGETECSWRFTSGQVLREGTAVGKVLGGNLTCLVHLVSTPFLPELEKVMLLVEDRGEAPYRLDRLFTQLKLSGRLERLAALLLGEFHECGDRALIHEMILEQVRDYSFPVVADLPFGHGSVNEAIPLNVEFSLNTYEGSLRAVQSPFCG, encoded by the coding sequence ATGAAGCTGCGCCCTCTCAAACCCGGCGATCGTATCGGTCTTGCGGCACCATCGAGCCCATTCGATCGGGAAGCTTTCGAGCGGGGCACGGCAGTCCTTGAAGCCGACGGTTACCGACCCGTACCCGGCAGACACATATTCAAGCGGAACCACTACCTTGCCGGAACGGACGCCGAGCGCGCCGAAGATCTGATGCAATTGCTCGCCAACCCCGAGATTTCAGCCGTGGTGTGCATCCGGGGCGGCTACGGAAGCGGCAGGCTGCTTTCCCGGCTGCCGTTTTCCTCCCTGCGCGATCACCGCAAGCTCTTTCTGGGCCACAGTGACATTACATTCCTTCATCTTGCTTTTGCTTCTCAAATGGGATGGATCACTTTCCTCGGCCCCAATCTTACCGGGATCGGACAGTTTGAATCGCAGTGGGAATACACCCGCAGGGTGCTTGCGGGAGAAACGGAATGCTCGTGGCGATTTACATCCGGTCAGGTACTCCGGGAGGGCACCGCCGTCGGAAAGGTCCTGGGCGGAAACCTGACCTGCCTGGTACACCTTGTGTCCACGCCGTTTCTTCCGGAGCTGGAGAAGGTCATGCTCCTCGTGGAAGACCGCGGAGAGGCCCCGTATCGACTGGACCGGCTCTTTACCCAACTGAAGTTGTCCGGCAGGCTGGAACGCCTCGCCGCCCTTTTGCTCGGGGAGTTTCACGAGTGCGGGGACCGCGCGCTCATCCACGAGATGATCCTCGAGCAGGTGCGAGACTATTCTTTCCCGGTCGTTGCGGACCTTCCGTTCGGCCATGGTTCGGTGAATGAAGCGATCCCGCTCAACGTGGAGTTTTCGTTGAACACGTACGAGGGAAGTCTCAGAGCGGTTCAGAGTCCTTTTTGCGGATAG
- a CDS encoding type III pantothenate kinase, which produces MLLAMDIGNTNTVLGLFNEQRLVHDWRIRTEVNTTVDEYGIAIRSLFDAHGFFVADVGSVIISCVVPPVLNSIERFCRKYFNIQPIIVGPGIRTGMPIFYDNPKEVGADRIVNAVAAYDYYRCATIVVDFGTATTFDYISDKGEYMGGVISPGIMISCEALFFKTSKLPRVEIFARPPSVLAKNTIASMNAGIVYGYAGLVEGIITRMRNEIGTNLKVVATGGLAALIASECSLIDDVDDYLTLKGLRIIFERNKKNP; this is translated from the coding sequence ATGCTCCTGGCAATGGACATCGGGAACACCAACACGGTGCTCGGCCTTTTCAACGAACAGCGGCTGGTCCATGACTGGCGGATCAGAACCGAGGTGAACACCACGGTCGATGAGTACGGCATTGCAATCCGCAGCCTGTTCGACGCTCACGGTTTTTTCGTCGCGGACGTCGGCAGCGTGATCATCTCCTGTGTGGTTCCACCGGTCCTCAATTCCATCGAACGGTTCTGCAGGAAGTATTTTAACATTCAGCCGATCATCGTCGGGCCGGGCATCCGCACGGGCATGCCCATTTTCTACGACAACCCGAAGGAGGTTGGCGCCGACCGCATCGTCAATGCCGTGGCCGCCTATGACTACTACCGGTGCGCCACTATCGTGGTCGACTTTGGGACCGCCACCACTTTCGACTACATCTCGGACAAGGGCGAATACATGGGCGGAGTGATCAGTCCCGGGATCATGATTTCCTGTGAAGCGCTCTTCTTCAAGACTTCGAAGCTGCCAAGGGTCGAAATTTTCGCCAGGCCGCCTTCGGTACTGGCCAAGAACACCATTGCGTCCATGAATGCGGGCATTGTCTACGGCTACGCAGGTCTCGTGGAAGGCATCATCACCCGGATGCGAAATGAAATCGGGACCAATCTGAAAGTCGTCGCCACAGGCGGGCTGGCTGCGCTGATCGCCAGTGAATGCTCACTCATAGACGACGTGGATGATTATCTGACGCTCAAGGGGCTTCGGATCATCTTCGAACGGAACAAGAAGAATCCATGA
- the folP gene encoding dihydropteroate synthase, whose amino-acid sequence MSISERKDYILRLKSGCLSLGRRTLVMGILNVTPDSFSEAGKFFSFDSAVEQASALISAGADILDIGGESTRPFSDPVPLESELERVLPVIEAVRAVGNVPISIDTTKAEVAKRAIEAGADIINDVSAMRFDENMVKVASDSGAPVILMHMQGNPKNMQQEPRYASLLSEIVAFLEDRIQFAVQNGVDRSQIIVDPGIGFGKTVEHNLSLIRNLPAFGCLDRPVLLGASRKRFIGSILGRSPDDREVGTAAVNAVAIASGVHILRVHDVGFHLQVARMGDAIRSAG is encoded by the coding sequence ATGAGCATTTCGGAGCGAAAGGATTATATCCTCAGGCTGAAATCCGGTTGCCTGTCCCTTGGGCGGCGGACGCTCGTGATGGGGATTCTCAACGTCACTCCCGATTCCTTTTCGGAGGCCGGGAAGTTCTTTTCATTCGACTCCGCGGTCGAGCAAGCTTCGGCACTGATTTCCGCCGGCGCGGATATCCTGGATATCGGAGGTGAATCCACGCGCCCATTCTCCGATCCCGTGCCGCTGGAATCCGAGCTTGAGCGGGTGCTGCCCGTCATCGAGGCCGTCCGAGCCGTTGGAAATGTCCCGATTTCCATCGACACGACCAAGGCCGAGGTCGCAAAACGGGCCATCGAAGCAGGAGCGGACATCATCAACGATGTGAGCGCCATGCGATTTGACGAGAACATGGTCAAGGTGGCCTCGGATTCGGGCGCACCGGTGATTCTGATGCACATGCAGGGCAATCCGAAGAACATGCAGCAGGAACCACGTTACGCGTCCCTGCTCTCGGAGATCGTCGCCTTTCTGGAGGACCGCATTCAATTTGCCGTCCAAAACGGCGTGGACCGCTCGCAGATCATCGTCGATCCGGGAATCGGCTTCGGGAAAACCGTCGAACACAACCTGTCTTTGATCCGGAATCTCCCGGCTTTTGGTTGCCTGGATCGTCCTGTTCTGCTAGGAGCTTCAAGGAAACGATTCATCGGGAGTATTCTGGGGCGGTCTCCGGATGACCGGGAAGTCGGGACCGCGGCGGTGAACGCCGTCGCCATTGCGTCCGGCGTTCACATTCTGCGGGTGCACGATGTCGGTTTTCACCTGCAGGTCGCCCGGATGGGTGACGCGATACGGAGCGCCGGGTAA
- the ftsH gene encoding ATP-dependent zinc metalloprotease FtsH: MSPFYKNLALWLVISLMVILLFNMLQKPQSSSIETTYSQLMASVQKGEVAKVTIQGDRILGTYNDGKLFRTHVPRDPDMIKMLRDHGVDIQAKPEEENPWYVSVLVNWFLPMLLLVGMLIFFMRQMQVGGGKAMSFGKSRARLLNENSKKVLFNDVAGIDEAKEELQEIVEFLKDPRKFTRLGGRIPKGVLLVGAPGTGKTLLAKAIAGEAGVPFFTISGSDFVEMFVGVGASRVRDLFMQGKKNAPCIIFIDEIDAVGRHRGAGLGGGHDEREQTLNQLLVEMDGFESNEGVILIAATNRPDVLDPALLRPGRFDRQVVVPVPDIRGREGILHVHLRAKPLAPDVDPKVLAKGTPGFSGADLENLVNEAALLAARKNKDLIDMADFESAKDKVMMGLERKSMILTEEEKRNTAYHEAGHALVARLLPGADPLHKVTIIPRGRALGLTQQLPEDDRHTYSRDYLLDSIAILMGGRVAEELAFNQRTTGASNDIKRATQLARRMVCEWGMSEDMGPVSFGRQEEQVFLGRDIAQHRDFSEQTAIFIDKEVRRIVDENYLRARQMLSDRFTLLEKIAEGLLERETLDLRDIDRIILEVDPGLYDEIKRREPPRPPELEIAVDGVGTQEAVAEQPEGGTASPDSTSASEQKNQGT; encoded by the coding sequence TTGAGTCCGTTCTATAAAAATCTGGCCCTATGGCTGGTCATCAGCCTTATGGTGATTTTGTTGTTCAACATGCTGCAAAAACCCCAGAGCTCCAGCATCGAGACCACCTACAGCCAACTGATGGCCTCGGTTCAGAAAGGGGAAGTCGCAAAGGTCACCATCCAGGGCGATCGCATTCTGGGAACCTACAATGACGGCAAGCTCTTCCGCACCCACGTTCCCAGAGACCCGGATATGATCAAGATGCTCAGGGACCACGGGGTCGACATCCAGGCCAAGCCCGAGGAGGAAAACCCCTGGTACGTGTCGGTCCTGGTGAACTGGTTTCTCCCTATGCTCCTGCTGGTGGGGATGCTGATTTTCTTCATGCGCCAGATGCAGGTGGGCGGCGGAAAAGCCATGAGCTTCGGCAAGAGCCGGGCCCGGCTGCTCAATGAGAATTCAAAGAAAGTCCTGTTCAACGACGTCGCGGGCATTGACGAAGCCAAGGAAGAACTGCAGGAGATTGTTGAATTTCTTAAAGATCCCCGTAAGTTCACGCGCCTGGGGGGCAGGATTCCCAAAGGCGTCCTCCTGGTGGGGGCTCCCGGCACGGGAAAAACCCTTCTTGCAAAAGCCATTGCCGGGGAAGCCGGCGTTCCCTTTTTCACCATCAGCGGTTCGGATTTTGTGGAGATGTTCGTCGGGGTAGGTGCGTCCCGGGTCCGGGATCTGTTCATGCAGGGCAAGAAGAACGCCCCGTGCATCATATTCATCGACGAAATCGATGCCGTCGGGCGGCACCGCGGCGCCGGCCTGGGTGGAGGACATGACGAACGCGAACAGACACTCAACCAGTTGCTGGTGGAAATGGACGGATTCGAGTCCAACGAGGGCGTGATTCTCATTGCGGCCACCAACCGTCCCGACGTATTGGACCCGGCTCTGCTCAGACCGGGCCGCTTCGACCGGCAGGTGGTGGTGCCCGTCCCCGATATCCGCGGACGAGAAGGCATTCTGCATGTCCATCTGCGGGCCAAGCCCCTGGCTCCCGACGTCGATCCCAAAGTCCTGGCGAAGGGAACCCCCGGGTTTTCGGGGGCCGACCTCGAGAATCTGGTGAACGAGGCGGCCCTGCTTGCCGCTCGTAAGAACAAGGATCTCATCGACATGGCCGATTTCGAATCGGCCAAAGACAAGGTGATGATGGGCCTGGAGCGCAAGAGTATGATCCTTACGGAGGAGGAGAAGCGCAACACCGCCTATCACGAAGCCGGGCATGCGCTCGTGGCCAGGCTGCTGCCGGGGGCCGATCCGCTCCACAAGGTGACCATCATCCCGCGGGGACGCGCGCTGGGGCTCACCCAGCAACTCCCTGAAGACGACCGCCACACCTATTCGAGGGACTACCTGCTGGACAGCATCGCCATCCTGATGGGCGGACGCGTGGCCGAGGAACTGGCGTTCAACCAGCGGACCACGGGCGCCTCCAACGACATCAAACGCGCCACTCAGCTCGCCCGTCGCATGGTGTGTGAATGGGGCATGAGCGAGGATATGGGCCCGGTCAGTTTCGGAAGGCAGGAAGAACAGGTTTTTCTGGGGCGCGATATTGCGCAACACCGCGACTTCAGCGAGCAGACCGCCATTTTCATCGACAAGGAGGTCCGCCGGATTGTCGATGAAAACTACCTTCGTGCCCGACAGATGCTGAGCGACCGCTTCACTCTATTGGAGAAGATCGCCGAGGGGCTGCTCGAAAGGGAAACCCTCGACCTGCGGGACATCGATCGGATCATCCTCGAGGTCGACCCGGGGCTATACGATGAGATCAAGCGCAGGGAGCCTCCGCGCCCCCCGGAACTTGAAATTGCCGTAGACGGCGTCGGCACGCAGGAAGCCGTCGCGGAACAGCCCGAAGGAGGCACGGCATCGCCGGATTCCACTTCCGCCTCCGAGCAGAAGAATCAGGGCACTTGA
- a CDS encoding MFS transporter — protein MNPDDPSLKSTVAFVRLLFLCCIVCFFCYVGAYMRVPVVPLFALSLGADAFEVGLINSSFLFMAALLSLPLGIVSDRLGRKSLILGGILLTSLSSFLLCLCRNPMQMVLVYLLFGVGLAAFAPTLMSYVADFAPATHLGRSYGYYTMALYGGMSLGPALGGALAEVTGYPAVFAISGGFGFLMFCLVLVLLPRTPRTAAHSSRKLDSMAVAGTFLTNRPLLGCWMGTLGGCFGLGMFVTFVPLHAAEQGISVASIGLIFASQSLFNAVARIPFGHFTDRVKDRGAVVVFGLIGFSIAVSGIAFSTGIFHFIGFSIALGITMSLTFTALGALISEVVPHDSRGLAMGGYSTCIYLGMMLSAVSMGALARDLGFKSAFLVTAGVIALTGVVFRAFVTRIPPSPSAGNLL, from the coding sequence ATGAATCCGGACGATCCATCGTTGAAGTCCACCGTGGCCTTTGTCCGTCTTCTTTTCCTGTGCTGTATCGTATGCTTTTTTTGTTATGTCGGCGCGTACATGCGGGTTCCGGTGGTTCCACTGTTTGCGCTGTCCCTGGGCGCGGATGCGTTCGAAGTCGGATTGATCAATTCTTCCTTTCTTTTCATGGCCGCGCTTCTTTCACTTCCACTGGGAATAGTGTCGGATCGGCTGGGCAGGAAGTCCCTCATTCTGGGAGGAATTCTACTGACGTCACTGAGCTCCTTTCTCCTCTGCCTGTGTCGAAATCCCATGCAGATGGTCCTCGTTTACCTCCTGTTCGGGGTCGGCTTGGCCGCTTTTGCCCCGACGTTGATGTCCTACGTTGCCGATTTCGCTCCCGCGACGCACCTGGGGCGCTCCTACGGTTACTACACCATGGCACTGTACGGAGGCATGAGCCTGGGACCCGCATTGGGCGGAGCCCTCGCGGAGGTCACGGGTTACCCGGCCGTGTTCGCGATTTCGGGAGGTTTCGGATTCCTGATGTTCTGCCTTGTCCTGGTGTTGCTGCCCCGGACACCCCGCACCGCCGCCCACTCTTCCCGAAAGCTCGACAGCATGGCCGTCGCGGGGACGTTCCTCACCAATCGTCCTCTCCTCGGCTGCTGGATGGGGACCCTCGGGGGGTGTTTCGGCCTGGGGATGTTCGTGACTTTTGTTCCCCTGCATGCCGCGGAACAGGGCATATCGGTGGCGAGCATCGGCCTCATTTTTGCCTCGCAGTCGCTTTTCAACGCGGTTGCGCGGATCCCGTTCGGCCACTTTACCGATCGAGTCAAGGACCGCGGTGCCGTTGTGGTCTTCGGGCTGATCGGCTTCTCGATCGCCGTTTCGGGGATCGCATTCTCGACCGGCATTTTTCACTTCATCGGCTTTTCGATCGCACTCGGGATCACCATGAGTCTGACGTTCACCGCGCTGGGAGCGCTCATATCCGAGGTGGTCCCGCATGATAGCCGCGGGCTCGCCATGGGAGGCTACAGCACCTGCATCTACCTTGGAATGATGCTGAGCGCCGTGAGCATGGGCGCACTGGCCCGCGACCTGGGATTCAAGAGCGCGTTTTTGGTCACGGCCGGGGTCATCGCATTGACGGGCGTCGTCTTCCGGGCCTTTGTGACCAGGATTCCGCCTTCCCCATCGGCCGGGAATCTGTTATAG
- a CDS encoding SUMF1/EgtB/PvdO family nonheme iron enzyme: MLGLSTKTFLLMMATVLLAASGPVDRVWGADAAPPVENASQAEQRTALVIGNGAYASAPLRNAVNDARTMGETLKGLGFDVVEHENLNQKEMKKEIQAFGQRLLKGGVGLFYYAGHGMQVNGRNYLIPVGAAIEHEKQVEYEAVDVGAVLTEMDYARNRLNIVILDACRDNPFARSFRSSMQGLASMNAPTGTIVAYATAPGAVANDGPGDHGVYTGELVKAMEAPGLRIEDVFKQVRSSVRETTQGKQVPWESSSLEGDFYFKFPTAATPPVPVPDKPVPVPQTVTARGEKPARTLKTWKEPITGMEFVWVPGGCFLMGSPQTEKDREADEGPVHEVCVDGFWMARTEVTNGQFRKFRADHNSRDYSGVSLNGDNQPVVYVTWNDANDFAQWLKGQNGGQYKFRLPTEAEWEYASRAGKESSRYWGDDPNKACTHENVADLTAKRQWKWEESHDCDDGYAAIAPVGTFQANDFGIYDMLGNVWEWCEDIYGVDAYTRHDRMNPSFTDRTAGTGRVVRGGYWHSQPGGARCADRGSGLPEAMNDDLGFRLVREP, encoded by the coding sequence ATGCTGGGATTGAGCACCAAGACTTTCTTACTGATGATGGCGACGGTACTGCTGGCGGCGTCCGGGCCCGTGGACCGGGTCTGGGGAGCCGACGCGGCCCCGCCGGTGGAAAATGCTTCCCAGGCGGAGCAACGCACCGCGCTGGTGATCGGGAATGGGGCTTACGCTTCCGCTCCCTTGCGCAATGCAGTCAACGACGCGCGCACCATGGGAGAGACCCTGAAGGGACTCGGCTTCGATGTGGTCGAGCATGAGAACCTCAACCAGAAGGAGATGAAGAAGGAAATCCAGGCCTTCGGCCAGAGGCTGCTCAAGGGGGGCGTCGGGTTGTTTTATTATGCCGGACACGGTATGCAGGTGAACGGACGCAACTACCTGATTCCGGTGGGGGCTGCCATCGAGCACGAGAAACAGGTGGAATACGAGGCCGTGGATGTCGGCGCGGTTCTGACGGAAATGGATTACGCCAGAAATCGTTTGAACATCGTCATATTGGACGCATGCCGGGACAATCCGTTTGCGCGGAGTTTCCGTTCTTCCATGCAGGGACTGGCTTCCATGAATGCCCCCACGGGTACGATCGTGGCCTATGCGACGGCCCCAGGGGCGGTGGCAAACGACGGGCCGGGAGACCACGGAGTTTACACGGGCGAACTGGTCAAGGCGATGGAGGCTCCCGGGCTGCGGATCGAGGACGTTTTCAAGCAGGTGCGGTCCAGCGTGCGGGAGACAACCCAGGGGAAACAGGTTCCCTGGGAGTCCTCCTCCCTGGAAGGAGATTTCTACTTCAAGTTTCCCACCGCCGCGACCCCACCCGTTCCGGTTCCGGACAAGCCGGTTCCAGTGCCGCAAACGGTCACCGCGAGAGGCGAGAAGCCTGCCAGGACACTCAAGACCTGGAAGGAACCGATCACCGGGATGGAGTTCGTATGGGTGCCCGGAGGCTGCTTTCTCATGGGCAGCCCCCAGACCGAGAAGGACCGTGAAGCCGATGAAGGGCCGGTGCACGAGGTATGCGTGGACGGCTTCTGGATGGCGCGCACCGAAGTGACCAACGGCCAGTTCAGAAAATTCCGTGCCGATCACAACAGCAGGGACTATTCCGGGGTATCGCTCAATGGAGACAATCAGCCCGTGGTTTATGTCACGTGGAACGATGCCAATGATTTTGCCCAGTGGCTGAAGGGTCAAAACGGCGGCCAGTACAAATTCCGGCTTCCCACCGAGGCCGAATGGGAATACGCATCCCGGGCCGGAAAGGAGTCCTCCAGGTACTGGGGGGATGATCCGAACAAGGCCTGCACTCATGAGAACGTGGCCGATTTGACGGCGAAACGGCAGTGGAAATGGGAGGAATCACACGACTGCGACGACGGTTACGCGGCGATAGCCCCTGTGGGTACTTTCCAGGCGAACGATTTCGGCATTTACGATATGCTCGGCAACGTCTGGGAGTGGTGCGAGGACATATACGGCGTCGATGCCTATACCAGGCACGATCGGATGAATCCGTCGTTTACGGACCGGACTGCCGGAACCGGTCGGGTCGTCCGGGGGGGATACTGGCATTCGCAGCCGGGCGGCGCGAGGTGTGCCGACCGGGGCAGCGGCTTGCCCGAGGCAATGAACGACGATCTCGGGTTTCGATTGGTGAGGGAACCCTAG
- a CDS encoding DUF4384 domain-containing protein, with amino-acid sequence MFIFRNRMEWSVPARMVMSVLAICACLLLSNVCFTGAAETPAVEFKWAFGALTEEDGQSRIVPVGRDAALKTGDRLKLMIEMKRKSFIYVFHHNERDGLTLLFPYSFEQFTADYRPAVKYYIPRGEAWFELDKQPGTEKFYLLASAERLLGLEALYTSYRAGDAQTKHQLSNKILDKIRTLKRQGRDLAAPAERPVAIGGAVRGVPKQAGPALPDVATLAEEIASSGVVSRTYNVEHK; translated from the coding sequence ATGTTCATCTTCAGGAACAGGATGGAATGGAGTGTGCCGGCGCGGATGGTGATGTCGGTTCTGGCGATTTGCGCCTGCCTGCTGCTCTCGAACGTGTGCTTCACAGGTGCGGCGGAAACACCCGCGGTGGAGTTCAAATGGGCGTTCGGAGCCTTGACGGAGGAGGACGGGCAGTCGCGAATCGTGCCTGTGGGCCGGGATGCGGCGCTGAAAACGGGCGATCGTCTGAAACTCATGATTGAAATGAAGAGAAAGAGTTTCATTTACGTCTTCCACCATAACGAACGAGACGGTTTGACACTGCTGTTTCCCTATTCTTTCGAACAGTTCACGGCGGATTACCGGCCCGCGGTCAAATACTACATTCCACGCGGCGAGGCGTGGTTCGAGCTGGACAAGCAGCCGGGAACCGAAAAATTTTATCTGTTGGCGTCGGCCGAGCGCCTCCTCGGCCTCGAGGCGCTGTATACCTCATACCGGGCCGGCGATGCCCAGACCAAACACCAACTCTCGAACAAGATCCTGGATAAGATACGGACCCTCAAGAGGCAGGGCCGGGATCTGGCAGCCCCCGCGGAACGGCCTGTCGCAATAGGTGGAGCGGTCAGGGGAGTCCCGAAGCAGGCCGGACCCGCCTTGCCCGACGTGGCGACCTTGGCCGAGGAGATCGCTTCGTCCGGTGTCGTGTCCAGGACCTACAACGTTGAGCACAAGTAG
- a CDS encoding adenylate/guanylate cyclase domain-containing protein — protein sequence MSTSRRGNVRATTALVVASFAVVALCFRLLPWVFEPWNSQLVDKLFVLRSSVSWLRPVYDPTVVHVDITNSTLHRLDDFYLKRVQFARVVRNLAAMRTAAQAYDFIFGTKPDDRDDPALIAAAREAGNAYFGLALALSPQRAARETKVDEEALRTLASTKWVLNVEGDVTGFHRGSAPLATFPALAAVSKGLGHISIKIDADGIVRRVPLLVRYEDGFYPSLPFRVICDYLGVPPQHIRVVPAEAVVLQQARRPGAPPRDIRIPIDRAGSMIVSFIGPWETMKHYNFADVYIASDSRDELEVWRDELEGKIVVVSDVSTGSTDLRPVPTDTEYPLSGMHANAIHTILTEDFFRESTAAEAFLVELSLMACLIVLARSFSSVAFTASAAGMVALCAGGALVSFFSLHAIPQVVRPVLSIGLAVFLVLAYRYINEEKQKEVYRRSFEAYFPPAVVKKIMAHPESMAMSAQRKELTVLFSDIASFTTYSSALAPDRIRGFLNEYFDAMVEIVFNHGGTVDKYIGDGLMVFFGDPEPQEDHATRCVQAAIDMQRRVRELQNAWRNAGGFPLAVRIGINTGEVVVGNMGSRRQFSYTVLGSPVNLAQRLESNAPVGGILISERTRQLIGDGFQTKALGEIKVKGIAEPVAVHEVTVSQGEVQDSNSAGNV from the coding sequence TTGAGCACAAGTAGACGGGGGAACGTTCGGGCCACGACCGCCCTGGTCGTGGCCTCCTTTGCCGTCGTGGCGCTGTGCTTCAGACTCCTGCCATGGGTGTTCGAACCCTGGAATTCTCAACTCGTCGATAAACTCTTCGTGCTGCGTTCATCCGTTTCGTGGCTTCGACCCGTCTACGACCCGACCGTCGTGCACGTGGACATCACCAATTCCACGCTTCACAGGCTCGATGACTTCTATCTCAAACGGGTTCAATTCGCGCGCGTGGTGCGCAATCTCGCCGCGATGCGCACGGCGGCCCAGGCGTATGATTTTATTTTCGGGACAAAACCTGATGACCGGGACGATCCGGCACTGATCGCAGCCGCGCGTGAGGCGGGCAATGCCTATTTCGGCCTTGCCCTGGCGCTTTCCCCGCAAAGAGCCGCGCGCGAGACCAAAGTGGACGAGGAAGCGCTCCGCACCCTGGCCTCAACGAAGTGGGTGTTGAACGTGGAGGGCGACGTCACGGGCTTCCATCGCGGCTCGGCCCCGCTGGCGACTTTCCCCGCTTTGGCCGCCGTGTCGAAAGGCTTGGGACACATCAGCATCAAGATCGACGCGGATGGCATCGTACGCAGGGTGCCCCTGCTGGTTCGCTACGAAGACGGTTTCTATCCCAGCCTGCCTTTTCGCGTCATTTGCGATTATCTCGGGGTGCCTCCGCAACACATCCGGGTTGTCCCGGCGGAGGCGGTCGTGCTGCAGCAGGCGCGCAGACCGGGGGCTCCCCCGCGCGATATCCGCATCCCCATCGACCGGGCCGGGAGCATGATCGTTTCCTTTATCGGCCCGTGGGAGACGATGAAGCATTACAATTTCGCCGACGTGTATATTGCTTCCGACAGCCGAGATGAATTGGAGGTATGGAGGGACGAACTGGAAGGGAAGATCGTCGTGGTCTCCGATGTCTCCACCGGATCGACCGACCTCAGGCCGGTGCCGACCGACACGGAGTATCCGTTGAGCGGAATGCACGCGAACGCGATCCACACTATCCTCACGGAAGATTTTTTTCGCGAGAGCACTGCGGCGGAAGCGTTCCTGGTCGAGCTCTCCCTGATGGCGTGCCTGATTGTCCTGGCACGAAGTTTTTCTTCGGTCGCGTTCACCGCGAGTGCGGCGGGAATGGTGGCATTGTGCGCGGGCGGAGCGCTTGTCAGCTTCTTTTCGCTGCACGCGATCCCGCAGGTCGTCAGGCCGGTCCTTTCCATCGGCCTCGCCGTCTTCCTCGTGCTTGCCTACCGGTACATCAACGAAGAAAAACAGAAGGAAGTGTACAGAAGATCCTTCGAAGCCTATTTCCCGCCGGCTGTGGTGAAAAAGATCATGGCCCATCCCGAATCGATGGCCATGAGCGCGCAGCGCAAGGAGCTGACCGTGCTGTTCAGCGACATCGCGAGTTTCACGACGTACTCCTCGGCCCTCGCACCCGACCGGATTCGCGGTTTTCTGAACGAGTATTTCGACGCCATGGTCGAGATCGTGTTCAACCACGGCGGCACGGTGGACAAGTACATCGGGGATGGGCTGATGGTGTTCTTCGGCGACCCCGAACCCCAGGAGGATCACGCGACGCGATGCGTTCAGGCCGCCATCGACATGCAGCGTCGCGTGCGAGAGCTCCAAAATGCCTGGCGGAATGCGGGAGGGTTTCCTCTTGCCGTGCGTATCGGAATCAACACGGGTGAGGTGGTGGTCGGCAACATGGGATCCAGGAGGCAGTTTTCGTACACGGTCCTCGGATCCCCGGTGAATCTCGCCCAGCGCCTCGAATCCAACGCTCCCGTGGGGGGCATTCTCATTTCCGAACGGACCAGGCAGTTGATCGGGGACGGATTCCAGACGAAGGCATTGGGGGAAATTAAGGTCAAGGGAATCGCGGAGCCCGTTGCCGTGCACGAGGTAACGGTGTCACAGGGTGAAGTGCAGGATTCGAACAGTGCCGGGAATGTGTGA